From a single Chloroflexota bacterium genomic region:
- a CDS encoding glutamate mutase L, producing MSTEPVSNVVSILAADVGSTLTKAVLIDLVEGEYRILASAEFPSTLEPPWSDISLAVLQCIGRIEAIAARRLLDEHSTLICPQTSDGNGVDAFVATTSAAEPLRVAIAGVMRDYSVESARKAAASTYTLTAALSALDGETTKGHRWDLPARIEALHRQEPHVIVLVGGDDKAANAPLMDVANAVVMACKTWPAASKPDLIFAGNASARSVLAEMVGDSARLSSVDNVRPTVQSENLEPLETELEALFVERRLNRLPGIGRLVGWSPQPIVATSKAFGAGMRALARNFESSALGIDIGGATTTLAISDHGLIQRVQRSDLGVSHNAEHVARAAGIANVLRWLPVEMSEDEAWDWLANKSARPQTLPVTRRALWLEQAVAREAVRLALQDLRLRWKPSGKPELADLLPPIDLFIGSGGVLTHVPHPGQAVLMLLDALQPVNVANLAMDTGGLLSQLSLIASVQPQAAAQLAAREGISVLGTAICPMGAAKPGEIVLTYNLAYAEGGALSGEVKAGEIDILPLEPGRRARLELQPARQIDLGQGRGRPGKLTVEGGLVGLIIDARGRPLVLPAEPAKRAEANQQWQYNVGA from the coding sequence ATGTCAACCGAACCCGTATCCAATGTCGTGTCGATTCTCGCAGCCGATGTCGGCAGCACGCTGACCAAGGCGGTGCTGATCGATCTGGTCGAGGGCGAGTACCGCATCCTGGCCAGCGCGGAGTTTCCATCCACGCTGGAGCCGCCCTGGTCCGACATCTCGCTGGCGGTCCTGCAGTGCATCGGCCGCATCGAGGCGATTGCGGCGCGCCGCCTGCTGGACGAGCACAGCACGCTGATCTGCCCGCAGACCAGCGATGGCAACGGCGTGGATGCATTTGTCGCGACGACAAGCGCCGCCGAGCCGCTGCGTGTGGCGATCGCCGGCGTGATGCGCGATTACAGCGTGGAGAGCGCGCGCAAGGCGGCCGCGTCGACGTACACGCTGACTGCGGCGCTGAGCGCACTGGACGGCGAAACGACCAAAGGCCACCGCTGGGACCTGCCGGCGCGCATCGAGGCGCTGCACCGCCAGGAGCCGCACGTGATCGTGCTGGTCGGCGGCGATGACAAGGCTGCCAATGCGCCGCTGATGGATGTGGCCAACGCGGTCGTCATGGCGTGCAAGACATGGCCGGCGGCCAGCAAACCCGACCTGATCTTCGCCGGCAACGCCTCGGCGCGCAGCGTGCTCGCCGAGATGGTCGGCGACAGCGCGCGACTGTCGTCCGTCGACAATGTGCGGCCCACCGTGCAGAGCGAGAACCTGGAGCCGCTGGAAACCGAACTGGAAGCGCTGTTTGTCGAGCGGCGGCTGAACCGACTGCCGGGCATCGGCCGGCTGGTCGGCTGGTCGCCGCAACCGATCGTCGCCACGTCGAAAGCGTTTGGCGCCGGCATGCGCGCGCTGGCCCGGAATTTCGAATCGAGCGCGCTCGGAATTGACATCGGCGGCGCAACCACCACGCTGGCCATCAGCGACCACGGTCTGATCCAGCGCGTGCAGCGCAGCGATCTCGGCGTCAGCCACAATGCGGAACATGTCGCGCGCGCGGCCGGCATCGCCAACGTGCTGCGCTGGCTGCCGGTGGAAATGAGCGAGGACGAGGCGTGGGACTGGCTGGCCAACAAATCGGCGCGGCCGCAAACGCTGCCCGTCACACGGCGCGCGCTCTGGCTGGAGCAGGCCGTCGCGCGCGAGGCGGTGCGGCTGGCGCTGCAAGACCTGCGCCTGCGCTGGAAGCCGTCCGGCAAACCGGAATTGGCGGACCTGCTGCCACCGATTGATCTGTTCATCGGCTCCGGCGGCGTGCTCACGCATGTGCCGCATCCCGGCCAGGCGGTGCTGATGCTGCTCGACGCGCTGCAACCGGTCAATGTCGCCAACCTCGCCATGGATACGGGCGGCCTGCTCTCGCAGTTGAGCCTGATTGCCAGCGTGCAGCCGCAGGCGGCCGCGCAGTTGGCGGCGCGCGAGGGCATCAGCGTGCTGGGGACGGCCATCTGTCCCATGGGCGCGGCCAAACCCGGCGAGATCGTCCTGACCTACAATCTGGCGTATGCCGAGGGCGGCGCGCTCAGCGGCGAGGTCAAAGCGGGCGAAATCGATATCCTGCCGCTGGAACCGGGCCGCCGGGCGCGGCTGGAGTTGCAGCCGGCCCGCCAGATCGATCTGGGGCAGGGGCGCGGGCGCCCCGGCAAACTGACCGTGGAGGGCGGGTTGGTCGGCCTGATTATCGACGCGCGCGGGCGGCCGCTGGTCCTGCCCGCCGAGCCGGCCAAACGGGCCGAGGCGAATCAGCAGTGGCAGTATAATGTGGGCGCGTAG
- a CDS encoding inositol monophosphatase — protein MPQLESVIALTREAGRIQCERLGGAWAVEHKVQAINLVTVVDREIDALIVGELRRLFGAPVVVSEEGDHRGAESGDVWIVDPLDGTTNYAHGYPVFAVSIAHRVEGETVLGVVYDPNRDELFCAERGAGAFLNGQRLRVSSTPDLLHALVSTGFPYDRATNPDNNAEQFRRVSRKAQAVRRVGAAALDMAYVAAGRQDGHWERGLGPWDGAAAALLITEAGGRVTPMDGAGRWTPWTLWTVATNGLIHDELARTLRGEATAR, from the coding sequence ATGCCTCAACTTGAATCTGTCATCGCGCTAACGCGCGAAGCTGGCCGCATCCAGTGCGAGCGGCTCGGCGGTGCATGGGCTGTCGAGCACAAAGTGCAGGCAATCAACCTGGTTACCGTGGTCGACCGCGAGATCGATGCGCTGATCGTCGGCGAGCTGCGCCGGCTGTTTGGCGCGCCCGTCGTCGTGTCCGAGGAAGGCGACCATCGTGGCGCCGAGTCGGGCGATGTCTGGATCGTCGATCCGCTGGATGGCACCACCAACTATGCGCATGGCTACCCGGTCTTTGCCGTGTCGATAGCGCATCGCGTCGAGGGCGAGACGGTGCTCGGCGTCGTGTACGACCCGAACCGCGACGAACTGTTCTGCGCCGAGCGCGGCGCGGGCGCGTTCCTGAACGGGCAGCGCCTGCGCGTCTCGTCCACTCCCGACCTGCTGCATGCACTCGTCTCGACCGGGTTCCCGTATGACCGCGCGACCAATCCCGACAACAATGCCGAGCAGTTTCGCCGCGTGTCGCGTAAAGCACAGGCGGTGCGCCGTGTCGGTGCGGCCGCGCTGGATATGGCGTACGTGGCGGCCGGGCGGCAGGACGGCCACTGGGAGCGCGGGCTGGGACCCTGGGACGGCGCGGCGGCCGCCCTGCTGATCACCGAAGCGGGCGGCCGCGTCACGCCGATGGATGGCGCGGGGCGCTGGACGCCCTGGACGCTCTGGACGGTCGCCACCAACGGGCTGATTCACGACGAACTCGCACGTACTCTGCGCGGCGAAGCCACGGCACGCTAG
- a CDS encoding inositol monophosphatase — translation MQTEPVQQFTESLAREAGALLMRYQREGFDVTHKGRVDLVTTADRESERLIIGAVSANYPTHAIISEEEAGGKPLVFGPHPAWIIDPLDGTTGFVHGFPVFAVSLALYADGEPQVGVVYDPTRDELFSARRGGGATLNGRPIAVSQTRTLIESLATSGFPYDVLETGGNMETYLRVSMLTRGVRIAGAAALDLAWVACGRVDAYWEPIIKPWDGAAGALIVREAGGRVTDYADRPWYPGQPQVVATNGRLHALLRSELSAD, via the coding sequence ATGCAAACCGAACCAGTCCAGCAGTTCACCGAGTCGTTGGCGCGCGAAGCGGGCGCGCTGTTGATGCGTTATCAGCGCGAGGGCTTCGACGTCACGCACAAGGGGCGAGTCGATCTGGTCACGACCGCCGACCGCGAATCCGAGCGGCTGATTATCGGCGCGGTTTCCGCGAACTATCCGACCCATGCTATCATCAGTGAGGAAGAGGCCGGAGGCAAGCCGCTGGTTTTCGGCCCGCATCCGGCCTGGATTATCGATCCGCTGGACGGCACGACCGGCTTCGTGCACGGTTTTCCGGTCTTTGCCGTGTCGCTGGCCCTGTATGCCGATGGCGAGCCGCAGGTGGGCGTCGTCTACGACCCGACGCGCGACGAGTTATTCAGTGCGCGGCGCGGTGGCGGCGCGACGCTCAATGGCCGCCCGATCGCAGTGTCGCAAACGCGCACTCTGATCGAGTCGCTGGCAACGTCCGGCTTTCCGTATGACGTGCTGGAGACGGGCGGCAACATGGAGACATATCTGCGCGTGTCGATGCTCACACGCGGCGTGCGTATCGCCGGCGCGGCGGCGCTCGATCTGGCGTGGGTAGCGTGCGGGCGCGTCGACGCCTACTGGGAGCCGATCATCAAGCCGTGGGATGGCGCGGCGGGCGCGCTGATCGTCCGCGAGGCGGGTGGCCGCGTGACCGACTACGCCGACCGCCCGTGGTATCCGGGGCAACCGCAGGTCGTGGCCACCAATGGCCGTCTGCACGCGCTGCTGCGGTCGGAGTTGTCGGCTGATTGA
- a CDS encoding CPBP family intramembrane metalloprotease, which translates to MLFYAKQRAPIALLSMLALLVVSNLWATLRGIDLSESILFNVQSLIALLAGGLLLASLDGTILMVNWMIGVHPFLRAFDRGFTLLFGRISFMAVISGGLLAALGEETFFRGILQNEIGWIPAALIFALAHVGRGLNLFALWAVIEGLVFGWLYQLTGNLLVPMIVHGLHDAAGMLFARYFYKRPIPPAETLFDWMHMLSGVPARAVAPAMAQIAPADDMETTEIENA; encoded by the coding sequence ATGCTGTTTTACGCCAAACAACGGGCGCCGATCGCCCTGCTGTCCATGCTGGCCCTGCTGGTCGTCTCCAACCTCTGGGCGACGCTGCGCGGGATCGATCTGTCGGAGTCTATCCTGTTCAACGTCCAGTCGCTCATCGCCCTGCTGGCGGGCGGGTTGCTGCTCGCATCGCTCGACGGCACGATCTTGATGGTCAACTGGATGATCGGCGTTCACCCGTTCCTGCGCGCGTTCGACCGCGGCTTCACGCTGCTCTTCGGGCGCATCAGCTTCATGGCGGTCATCAGCGGCGGACTGCTAGCCGCGCTGGGCGAGGAGACATTCTTCCGTGGCATCCTGCAGAACGAAATCGGCTGGATCCCGGCCGCCTTGATCTTTGCACTAGCGCACGTCGGGCGCGGACTCAACTTGTTCGCGCTGTGGGCGGTCATCGAGGGACTGGTCTTCGGCTGGCTGTACCAGCTGACCGGCAACCTGCTGGTGCCGATGATCGTGCACGGCCTGCACGATGCTGCCGGCATGTTGTTTGCGCGCTACTTCTACAAGCGGCCGATTCCCCCGGCCGAGACGCTCTTCGACTGGATGCACATGCTGAGCGGCGTGCCCGCGCGGGCCGTGGCGCCGGCCATGGCGCAGATCGCGCCCGCTGACGACATGGAGACGACCGAGATCGAGAACGCCTGA
- a CDS encoding metallophosphoesterase family protein gives MRIAIFSDTHGNLPALEAVLADMRRQGAFDLTVMAGDLAMLGPRPAETVDLVRSLNCPVLTGNTDRYLVKGGSHPFIAWTVAQLGAKRIAYLSRLPFAYSVQPAPGRELLIFHATPRDLEDDLSPKRSDDELAARIAGTSADVLAFGHVHVAYRRTIGTQTLFDIASAGYPRDGDQRAAYGIAEWTRDGWTLAHRRVAYDIDLVAGDLRACGVPDGAQQAEMLLKAAY, from the coding sequence ATGCGCATCGCCATCTTCTCCGACACGCACGGCAATCTGCCGGCGCTCGAAGCGGTGCTGGCCGACATGCGCCGGCAGGGCGCCTTTGATCTGACGGTCATGGCGGGCGACCTGGCCATGCTGGGTCCGCGTCCGGCCGAGACCGTCGATCTGGTCCGCTCGCTGAATTGCCCGGTGCTAACCGGCAACACCGACCGTTATCTGGTGAAAGGCGGCTCGCACCCGTTCATCGCGTGGACCGTCGCGCAACTGGGCGCGAAGCGCATTGCCTATCTGTCGCGTCTGCCGTTTGCATATAGCGTCCAGCCCGCGCCGGGCCGGGAACTCCTGATCTTCCACGCCACCCCGCGCGACCTCGAAGACGACCTCTCGCCGAAGCGCAGCGACGACGAACTGGCCGCGCGTATCGCCGGCACGAGCGCGGACGTGCTGGCTTTCGGCCACGTGCACGTCGCCTACCGGCGCACGATCGGAACGCAGACGCTGTTCGATATCGCCAGCGCAGGCTACCCGCGCGACGGCGACCAGCGCGCCGCCTACGGCATCGCCGAATGGACCCGCGACGGCTGGACGCTGGCGCACCGCCGCGTCGCCTACGACATTGACTTGGTGGCCGGCGATCTGCGTGCCTGTGG